One segment of Bacteroidota bacterium DNA contains the following:
- a CDS encoding glycosyltransferase family 2 protein, translating into MEPISVVIITYNEEKNIGRCLDSLKHITDDIVVVDSFSTDKTMALCKKAGVNFIQKPWKGYSLTKNYANSQAKHDWILSIDADEALTEELQISIEQVKKQLNSQSVYKFNRLMNYCGKWIYHSGWYPDTKIRLFNKKEVCWEGDIHETLTVPPHFTEILLKGDLLHYSYYTIQEHFKQAERFAHLAADVLHRKGKKSSWALIFAKTGFKFFRNFFLKKGFMDGLTGFTICRITAWETYQKYCRLKGLNESL; encoded by the coding sequence ATGGAGCCAATTTCAGTTGTAATAATCACTTACAATGAAGAAAAAAATATTGGGAGGTGTCTGGACTCTTTAAAGCATATTACTGATGATATTGTAGTGGTTGATTCTTTTTCAACAGATAAAACCATGGCCTTGTGTAAAAAAGCGGGAGTTAATTTTATACAAAAGCCCTGGAAAGGTTATTCATTAACAAAAAATTATGCCAATAGCCAGGCAAAACACGATTGGATTTTATCAATAGATGCAGATGAAGCACTTACAGAAGAACTGCAAATTTCTATTGAACAAGTTAAAAAACAGTTAAATTCCCAAAGTGTTTATAAATTCAACAGGCTAATGAATTACTGCGGAAAATGGATTTATCATTCAGGTTGGTATCCTGACACCAAAATAAGACTTTTTAACAAGAAAGAGGTATGCTGGGAAGGTGATATTCACGAAACCTTGACTGTTCCACCTCATTTTACTGAAATTCTTTTAAAAGGCGACTTGTTGCATTATAGCTATTATACTATTCAAGAGCATTTCAAGCAAGCTGAGCGGTTTGCTCACCTTGCCGCAGATGTTTTGCACAGAAAAGGAAAAAAATCGTCATGGGCTCTTATTTTCGCTAAAACAGGGTTTAAGTTTTTCAGGAACTTTTTTTTGAAAAAAGGATTTATGGATGGTCTTACGGGTTTTACTATTTGTAGGATAACGGCCTGGGAAACCTACCAGAAATATTGCAGATTGAAGGGCTTAAATGAAAGTCTTTAA
- a CDS encoding lipoprotein signal peptidase, whose translation MKKPLLIIFLVLLVDQVSKIWIKTNMHLGQEFSALGNWFIIHFTENYGMAFGLEFAGEYGKLFLSVFRIVAIGAIAWYLYKLVKEKVHAGLIVSISLILAGAIGNMIDSAFYGLIFSDSFNQLAQFMPEEGGYSGFLHGRVVDMLYFPILEGYFPEWLPFWGGEHFLFFRPVFNVADSAITIGVFILLFFQKSFFSTDSVKTNEIQKEQTKNSESISNPA comes from the coding sequence GTGAAAAAGCCTCTATTAATTATTTTTCTTGTTCTTCTTGTAGACCAGGTATCCAAAATATGGATTAAAACCAATATGCATTTAGGACAGGAATTCTCTGCCCTTGGCAATTGGTTTATTATCCATTTCACTGAAAATTATGGAATGGCCTTCGGGTTGGAATTTGCCGGTGAATATGGAAAATTGTTCCTGAGTGTTTTTAGAATAGTTGCAATTGGGGCCATTGCCTGGTATTTATACAAGCTTGTTAAGGAAAAAGTTCATGCCGGCCTTATTGTTAGTATTTCCCTGATTCTTGCAGGGGCCATAGGAAATATGATTGACAGTGCATTTTATGGTTTAATCTTTAGTGATAGTTTTAATCAGCTTGCCCAGTTTATGCCTGAAGAAGGAGGTTACTCTGGTTTTCTTCATGGTAGAGTAGTGGATATGTTATATTTTCCTATTTTAGAAGGATACTTTCCCGAATGGTTGCCTTTTTGGGGTGGAGAACATTTTTTGTTTTTCAGGCCTGTTTTTAATGTAGCTGATTCTGCCATTACCATTGGTGTTTTTATTTTGCTGTTTTTTCAAAAATCGTTTTTTAGCACCGATAGTGTGAAAACAAATGAAATTCAAAAAGAACAGACAAAAAATTCTGAAAGCATTTCAAATCCTGCATAA
- a CDS encoding bifunctional UDP-N-acetylmuramoyl-tripeptide:D-alanyl-D-alanine ligase/alanine racemase: MTRYTTSIVAEIINGTLIQLAKDEIIRTLLIDSRKIAFPENALFFAIKGDRHNGHTYIPELYEKGIRNFITEDIPQDLSLFENANFIQVNNVILAIQKLAAFHREKHNLNVIAITGSNGKTIIKEWLYQLLNEDFNIVRSPKSYNSQVGVPLSIWQINKEHDLGIFEAGISKPGEMLTLEKIIKPQMGIFTNIGEAHAENFKNQAEKIKEKLDLFNHSETLIYCRDYILLGQEILLHPGLKNIKLFTWSKKAKADLQIAKINKMQQQTEIQAIYNMNFLRIKIPFTDEASIENAIHCWSYMLFKGYDNEFIAKRMLSLNPVAMRLELKEGINNCSVINDSYNSDLGSLSIALDFLNQQQQHEKKTLVLSDILQTGKNEEQLYSEVAQMISNQGISRIVGIGEAISRQAGKFNVHKLFFNDTADFLKNFSSDFFSNETILLKGARVFGFEKISKLLQQKAHETVLEINLDAVIDNLNYFRSKLNPSTKIVAMVKAFSYGSGSFEIANLLQFHRIDYLAVAYADEAIELRKAGIKTPIMVMNPLEQSYDAMIHYKLEPEIYSFKILDLFSDAVKRNLSLLQEPFPVHLKLDTGMRRLGFDKHEINELVVRIKNNKNLVVKSVFSHLSASDEEIHDAFTREQISSFKEMSQRIIQYLDYPILRHILNSAGIVRFPESQFEMVRLGVGLYGIGANKYEQSRLKNVSTLKTSISQIRNVKQGESIGYSRKAIAASEMKIAIVPIGYADGYNRGLSNGKGKMFVNGKEAKVVGNVCMDMCMIDITGVNAKEGDEVIVFGAEYPITDIALELNTIPYEILTNVSRRVKRIYFHE; the protein is encoded by the coding sequence ATGACTCGATATACTACTTCCATAGTTGCAGAAATAATTAACGGTACATTAATTCAACTTGCAAAGGATGAAATAATCAGAACTTTGCTTATTGACAGCAGGAAAATTGCATTCCCTGAAAATGCTTTGTTTTTTGCAATTAAAGGGGACAGGCACAATGGACATACCTACATTCCGGAACTTTATGAGAAAGGAATAAGAAATTTCATTACTGAGGATATTCCTCAGGATCTTTCCTTGTTTGAAAATGCTAATTTCATTCAGGTAAACAATGTTATTTTGGCCATTCAGAAACTGGCAGCATTTCACAGGGAAAAACACAATTTGAATGTTATTGCCATAACTGGGAGCAATGGAAAAACAATAATCAAAGAATGGTTATATCAGTTACTTAATGAAGATTTTAATATTGTAAGAAGTCCAAAGAGTTACAATTCACAGGTCGGTGTTCCTCTTTCTATTTGGCAGATTAATAAAGAGCATGATTTAGGTATTTTTGAAGCTGGAATTTCAAAGCCTGGTGAAATGCTCACCCTTGAAAAAATCATTAAACCCCAAATGGGAATATTTACCAATATTGGGGAGGCGCACGCTGAAAATTTTAAAAACCAGGCAGAAAAAATAAAGGAAAAACTTGATTTGTTTAATCATTCCGAAACCTTGATTTATTGTCGTGATTATATTTTATTAGGTCAGGAAATTCTTTTGCACCCGGGCTTAAAAAACATTAAACTCTTTACCTGGTCAAAAAAGGCCAAAGCCGACCTTCAAATTGCAAAGATTAATAAAATGCAGCAACAGACAGAGATTCAGGCCATATACAACATGAATTTTTTGCGCATTAAAATACCTTTTACTGATGAGGCTTCCATAGAAAATGCAATTCATTGTTGGTCCTATATGCTTTTCAAGGGTTATGATAATGAGTTTATAGCAAAGCGCATGTTATCGTTAAATCCTGTAGCTATGCGCCTTGAGCTTAAAGAAGGAATAAACAATTGTTCTGTAATTAACGATAGTTATAATTCAGATTTAGGTTCTTTATCAATTGCTTTGGATTTTTTAAATCAACAGCAGCAACATGAAAAAAAGACTTTGGTGTTATCCGACATCCTGCAAACAGGCAAAAATGAAGAACAGCTTTATTCAGAAGTTGCGCAAATGATTTCCAACCAGGGAATTAGCCGAATTGTAGGAATTGGGGAAGCAATTTCAAGGCAAGCAGGAAAATTTAATGTTCATAAGCTTTTTTTTAATGACACTGCTGATTTTCTCAAAAATTTCAGTTCTGATTTTTTTTCAAATGAAACTATTTTACTCAAAGGAGCAAGAGTGTTTGGCTTTGAGAAGATAAGTAAATTATTGCAACAAAAAGCTCATGAAACAGTATTGGAAATTAACCTTGATGCTGTGATTGACAATCTTAATTATTTCCGCTCTAAATTAAATCCATCCACTAAAATTGTTGCCATGGTAAAGGCTTTTAGTTATGGCAGTGGAAGTTTTGAAATAGCCAATTTACTTCAGTTCCATAGAATCGATTATTTAGCCGTAGCATACGCAGATGAAGCAATAGAATTAAGAAAGGCGGGAATCAAGACTCCAATAATGGTAATGAATCCCCTTGAACAAAGTTATGATGCTATGATTCATTACAAACTTGAACCAGAGATTTACAGTTTTAAAATACTTGACTTGTTTAGCGATGCAGTAAAAAGAAACTTATCACTACTGCAAGAGCCATTTCCGGTTCATTTAAAGCTCGATACAGGAATGCGAAGGCTTGGGTTTGATAAGCATGAAATAAACGAATTGGTAGTTAGAATAAAAAACAATAAAAACCTGGTGGTTAAATCAGTTTTTTCACATCTTTCTGCAAGTGATGAAGAAATACATGATGCTTTCACAAGGGAGCAAATCAGTTCTTTTAAAGAAATGAGTCAAAGGATTATTCAATATTTGGATTACCCAATTCTAAGGCATATTCTAAATTCTGCCGGCATTGTTCGATTCCCAGAATCTCAATTTGAAATGGTTAGATTAGGGGTTGGACTTTATGGCATTGGCGCAAATAAATACGAACAAAGCAGATTGAAAAATGTAAGCACGCTTAAAACCAGCATTTCCCAAATTAGAAATGTAAAGCAGGGTGAATCCATTGGATACAGTAGAAAAGCTATTGCAGCTTCTGAAATGAAAATTGCAATTGTACCCATAGGATATGCGGATGGTTATAACAGGGGTTTAAGCAATGGAAAAGGAAAAATGTTTGTAAATGGAAAAGAAGCAAAGGTTGTTGGAAATGTATGCATGGATATGTGCATGATTGACATTACAGGGGTGAATGCTAAAGAAGGAGATGAGGTTATTGTATTTGGTGCCGAATATCCCATTACAGACATTGCATTGGAGCTCAATACAATTCCCTATGAAATACTCACCAATGTTTCAAGAAGGGTTAAAAGAATTTATTTTCATGAATAA
- a CDS encoding O-antigen ligase family protein, with product MQINSKINHSNIYFAGLILLTVVMPFSNLLMSIAQIILILNWIVGGNLKAKFNLFLKNKTALVLSGVFIIHVFGLLYSSNWVYGLEDVKKKIPLLLLPLIISSSPGLSKEKINWILKFFLLSVFIATLSSTIVFLGLTGVEITDIRQISLFISNIRFSLMIAMGFFIAIYFFFNKHENLKYVFGLAAIWLICFLVLMESLTGLIITSFVALTIFFFWVIKQPGKYKVFGLLFLFGILIIPPVYVALEIKDFYSPKRLSLDELEIYSAGGEVYIHDIENQEIENGNYVRIYIAMNELTENWNQRSQIAFDSIDRKGHFIKYTIMRFLTSKGLRKDAQALKTLTQEEIIAIENGVANVDYQEKSSLHDRIRQVIWEVDWYFKGYDPSGHSVSMRFEFWRTALGIIKGNILTGVGTGDPLWAFSDQYLNNNTQLNEKFRHRSHNQFLAIAVALGLIGLIYFLFSLVYPFISEKNSKNYFYLVFFVIAIFSMISEDTLETQAGVTFFAFFNSLLLLGARDEK from the coding sequence AATCTTTTTCTGAAAAACAAAACTGCTTTGGTTTTAAGCGGGGTTTTTATTATTCATGTATTCGGACTTTTATATTCCAGCAATTGGGTTTATGGATTAGAAGATGTGAAAAAGAAAATTCCTTTGTTGCTGCTTCCTCTCATTATTTCTTCTTCTCCTGGCTTATCAAAAGAAAAAATAAATTGGATATTGAAATTTTTTCTGCTTTCTGTATTTATAGCAACCCTTTCAAGTACAATAGTTTTCCTTGGCCTTACAGGAGTGGAAATTACGGACATAAGACAAATATCTTTGTTCATTTCAAACATTCGATTTAGTTTGATGATCGCCATGGGATTTTTTATTGCAATCTATTTCTTTTTCAATAAACATGAAAATTTGAAGTATGTATTCGGGCTTGCTGCAATATGGTTAATTTGTTTTCTTGTTTTGATGGAATCCCTTACCGGATTAATTATTACTTCCTTTGTTGCATTAACTATATTTTTCTTCTGGGTAATAAAACAGCCTGGGAAATATAAAGTTTTCGGGCTTTTATTTCTTTTTGGCATACTAATTATTCCGCCCGTTTATGTTGCACTGGAAATAAAAGACTTTTACAGCCCCAAGCGTCTGAGCTTAGATGAGTTGGAAATTTATTCTGCTGGTGGAGAAGTTTATATTCATGATATTGAAAATCAGGAAATTGAAAACGGGAATTACGTGCGTATTTATATCGCAATGAATGAACTAACTGAAAACTGGAATCAAAGAAGCCAAATTGCTTTTGACAGTATCGACAGGAAGGGACATTTCATTAAATACACAATCATGCGTTTTTTAACTTCCAAAGGATTGAGAAAAGATGCCCAGGCATTGAAAACCCTAACCCAAGAGGAGATTATTGCCATTGAAAATGGTGTTGCAAATGTTGATTATCAAGAAAAATCAAGCCTTCATGACAGGATAAGACAGGTAATCTGGGAAGTGGATTGGTATTTTAAGGGATATGATCCCAGTGGACATTCTGTATCCATGCGTTTTGAATTTTGGCGAACAGCTTTAGGCATAATTAAAGGGAATATATTAACTGGCGTAGGAACAGGTGATCCACTTTGGGCATTTAGTGATCAGTACTTAAATAACAACACGCAGTTAAACGAAAAATTCAGGCACCGATCCCACAATCAATTTTTGGCCATTGCTGTTGCCCTGGGTTTAATTGGGTTAATTTACTTTTTATTTTCCCTTGTTTATCCATTTATAAGTGAGAAAAACAGCAAAAACTACTTCTATCTTGTCTTTTTTGTAATTGCGATATTTTCTATGATCTCTGAGGACACTTTGGAAACCCAGGCAGGAGTAACTTTCTTTGCCTTTTTTAACAGCCTTTTATTGTTAGGGGCAAGAGATGAAAAATAA